The Brettanomyces bruxellensis chromosome 8, complete sequence genome segment aggagaaaaaaattttcgaaATCCAAATAAAGCCGTTGCGTTAGACAAAAAGAGGGTTTCTCGCGCTCACGTGACTTACAAATCATTatctactttttttttggctgtTCTGTCAAAAATAGGACCGCTGCGGATTCGGGTAATCTTGACTGTTCtgggaaaagcaaaaagaaaaaagaggattataaaaagtgaatataaatatataaggAGATGgcttcttcactttatcaTTTTAACCATCCTTTTCAAACATTAGAATATAAGACGGCTTCCTTCATTAAATTTATGATAAGTGATATCAATATTCAActtaaaaataaggaaCATCCGATCTAAGcattgctttattttcctcttcaataAATAACAAGGACTTTTGGCGCTTGTTAAAATGTCTCATCGTACAATTAGCCCTACTTTAGACAAGCTTTTTATTGTTGAGATACCACGTCATCGTAGCATTCACACCGAATGCTCAAACTCCATTAAGAGGTCCGAATGGGCAGATGATCAGGCTGTCATGACAACCTCTGCCTCCGTTGCCGATATCAGGGAGCGGTTTGAACAAATTTTGAACAGTATTAAAAACAGAGATCAAACTAAAGAAAAGTGGTTGGATGATATTTATGATCTTATTTGTGTTCACCCACAAAGCAAGACTATGTTACAATGCATTTATGGCTCTAGAAAAACAATTGTTGAGTACGTTTTAGCGCCTTGCTTGAAACGCTATTCAAAGGCTAACTCATCCGGCGATATGATTGCACTCAAGGTCGTTAAGGAATGTCATGATATTATTAAACTTATATGCACACTTATCAGTGGAAGTAATACCAGCAgctttccttttcataataatatcttAGACTCTCTCTGGCTAACACAGCACAGACTTGGTCGTAAGGATCGATCAGCACAAATTGAAACAATCAAGCTAATATTACTTTCCATTTCATCTATTAATGCCACTAAATGGCTTATTAAAATTAGAAAAAGCGTTGAATGTGTATCTTGCGAGGATATTTACTTGGTACTTGCTCGAATGATTTTGCAAAAGTTGATATCTGATATACGTTTGAAAGATAAAGAGAGTAAATATGGAAAGTACCAACAATTGGTTATGTTATATCGGGAAATAATAAAGTCAAAAGGCATTTTGAAAACTGCAGATGATATCATGCTTCAGCAAACAACTTTTAGATGGAAAAACAACGCTAAAAACTTGGAAAAATACCGCAAAGTAAACAGGCAACTGCTACTTTTAGAGCTCCATAAAAACCATACTACCAAAgatgcaagaaaaataagtagAGAGAGCAATACACTTAGAGGAGGCAAGTCGAAGGAACTTTATCTTAAACTCAAAACAACTTTTTGGACAAATGATAAAAGCGATTTAGCTGGAAATACATCCCCAGTTCACACAAGGTGGCAAACATCAgcaaaatacaaattcCAGGATCGATTTTGGGAGTTTTTGGGTTACCCTGTTGATGAATAACCCATGCTTTAAACATATACTTCAGATTCTATATAAAAACATAATATACAGTAGTTAATCATaagatgaaatagaaatatCAGGCTATTGTATAATACTGCTTTTCTCAAGAAAGTTCCTTTCGAAGGACGTCCTCAATATTATCACAAATTGAGTCAACACCCCAGTCaactctttttctttgtcgtTTTCCATCAATTAAGTTGCTTTCTTTAACGTTATTTTGCAAGAAATACCTTAATCCTTTCAAAAGTAAAGGTTGTTCTTTACATTTCGAAAGCCTACTTACAATGATTTTGTCATtgaatttcatttccttcACTTTCACATTTGATTTTACTGTTCCCGATCCAAATGCTTTAATTTCCGAGTTCTTCCCAACAATATTGATGAATGTAATAAGAAGAATCTCCATAAAGAGCCTAACATCTGATGAGGCATCTAAAAAGTTTACCGTGTGAAGTATATTAAGCGGCTCCGATCCTGTACCAATTAAAAAACCATAAAATTTTCCTAAGTTCAATATTCCGCTTAATCTTTCATTGTCATCAACAGAATCGGTAAGTAATCCTGTACCTCCATCATTACCATTATCCAGTTCCTTTAAGAGATCCCAAAGATTCAATTTAAAGGTTCTTCTCATAGTATGATCTTCACACAGTTTCTTGGCAAGAAATGCATAGTAAGGATTAAAAACAACCTCCATTATGTTACAATGTAACAATATATTTGgtatttcaaatttttgtgTCCTTTTAAGCCCCAATTTATCCAACCTAACATATGCATCCATATAATCAGAGGCGGACATGATAGATATGAAGATTGCTCTTCTGACATCAGTATTCATACGCTGTTGGTTAGCAACTTCTAACCAATtgatttcttcctttccaaGTTCATCATTCACGTCAAGATCAGAGTCCCGAGATGCATCCTTACTTTTCTGTAAATTTTCTGCATCATCATTTCCTTTCCAGGCCGAACCAACAAGCCACCATTTCCCTCGATCTTTAATATGCTCTATATCATCTAAATTGACCTTTATTGGTTCAGCAAGCGAACGGCCCATGATTCTACCTAGCTGTTTTTTGGTACGAATTAAAATTGCTGATGTAGACTCACTTTCAATTGATTTTAACTTAttgttcttcaaatttgtgATAGTTTCGACTAAAAACTTTGTTCTTGTGGAAGTTTTGAGACCATGGGATTCATGTAGTGTTACAGATTCGTTTAACTGAATAATAATTTGCTTCAATGCTGTTGTATCATCTGATCTAAGTTTTGGTCCACATGTCCGGATTAATTTCATAAGAATTCCAACTTTCATTCCATCTGTGTCCTTTAAAAGctttttggaaatgatATCATAGATCAATCCCGCACTCATAAGATTAAAATTGTAGCAAAATCCAATAAGACCAATAAGGTTTGCTTGCTCCTTAGATGTAGAGTCTCCGGATTCAGTTTGAATAGATGTGCTCAACTTTTCGACCAGAGTTTGAATTGTATATGCTCCAAAATCGATACCATGAAGCTTGTATATTGCAACGATTGCTGCCGCATATAGTATTAAAAAAGATTCCATTAACGGGGTGTTTACAAGAACAGCCTCAAGAATAATCTGAACAATAGCTTCATTAACGAGTTGGCGAGGATGATCACTGTATATTTGCACTATGTCATTTATGCAATTTCCCATTGTAGGTTCAGAAAGCTTATTGAATGGTCCTTTAATTGCTCTTTTTAATTCAATTATTTCCTTTGATTCAGTTTCATTCTGTGAtaacattttctttcgcAAAGCTGGCGGAATGTATTTTCCCGAtccattattttcatcattttgatCCTGCGAAGTTGGAGCTACGTAAGGATTCTCCTTTGGCCTTTCTTCCCCAGAATATTGCAAATCTGATTCATTATCTGTACTCTCAAGTTCAAGAgcttcatcctcatcttcactttcatAATTTTCGGaattattttgaatatcttCAGACTCAGATTGCCCTTTAATAGTATTTGATCTTAGATCGAAGTTTAACCCATCTAATAGTCCTCCAAGTTCATCTCCTTCAAATTCCTTTTTGAGACCTTTTTTTGGATCaatcttcaatttttttgcataGTAATCCATCGCCACATCATCGTACTCTTTTAGGTTATCGTCATATTGAAGCTCGGCCACATCCTCATTTAGATCactttctccttcttgatCACTGCTATTATTGTTATCATAATTTTCAGACTCCATTTCACTCTCCATAGATTGATCCAAAATGTTTTGATCTGAAACATTGgaattttttgattcatgACCATCGTATCTATCTAGAAAGTCTAGTCCCTCTAAAAGACCACCTAAGCTATCATAATCATCCTTTTTATGAAGACCCTTCTTGGGATTAATTCCTAATTTCTTGGCGTAATAACGAATATTATcgtcatcaacatcaaaaggGTTCTCCATGGTATCATATCCTTCCGAGTTTTCTTCTGATTCAATCTTTTTCGCCTCTTTGAAAGTACTAACCTTCATTTTGGAATGACTTTTAGGAGGTGACCTATTGAGTGAACTTATCTGAGAATGCTCATCGTCAACTGCCCTTGCATTTTTCGatctcttttccttcttcacattctttctctttttcttctttcctttcGAGACAAACGTTCGCTGGGATTAAGTTTTCGTTTCTTAAATCTTTCATCGTCAACATCGAATTTTTCATTGTCTCTGATAGCATCTAATATTGCCCCCGGAATTTGAATTGAATGCCGTTGTCGTTTAGCCATTAGtatatcaaaaagatcaaaacaaactcctttttttttgctggaCAATATACTTATCGTTGAAATTAAATGTATATCAGCATGAAGGTTAGAATTCCGACTAGATAGagtttcaaaaattttcagcttGAAACTTTTTCTTAGCACTACGGGGCAAACCAAATTCGAGCtgataaactttttttttctattggAGGTGCAGATGATTCTTGTATCCGTAAAACAGATATCAAGTGCTCGTCTCTGGAATGAGTTCTTATAATTCAATAATCACCGTGGCATAATTAATTTAGTCGTTTTTTATGTACCATACATCTGAAAAGATATCTGTATCGGAAAGTTATTATTAATTAACAGGTGGTGCAAGAGATTTAATTGCCATAGGCAGCTGGCTATAGATCAGATCAAAAGCTTTCACTTGAAAGGAAGGCAAAATATTGAATAGAATGAGTTTTTTCCACAGAATAGATTCTAAGGCAGTAACCGATACAATATTCTTTGTTGGTGCAACCATATCGCTTTATTACCTCACAACTCAACTTATTAACGATATGCGGACTCGTGGTACTTCAAaggaagataaagaaaaagccaGACTTTCGTTAGCTAGACTCAAGCAAACTAATCCGGGTGTAGATCTCGACTTGAATGAATATGAGCGTTCCCTTTTACCATGTGTCATTCCTCCGGAGGAGATTGGCGTGAAATTCGAAGATATTGGTGGACTTGACAATATAATTACGGATCTACAGGAGAATGTCATTCTTCCTCTCACATGCCCCCAACTTTTTGATCAATATGCCTCATTATTGCAGGCTCCTAAAGGAGTTCTTTTGTATGGACCTCCTGGATGTGGAAAAACAATGCTAGCAAAGGCTTTAGCCTCTGAGTCTGGCGCCAATTTTATATCCATAAGGATGTCGAACATCATGGATAAATGGTATGGAGAATCAAATAAGCTGGTGGATGCATTGTTTTCGCTTGCACAGAAGATTCAGCCAtgcattatatttattgatgaaattgattCCTTTttaagagaaagaagctCAACGGATCATGAACTCACAGCCATGTTGAAGGCTGAGTTTATGACTCTTTGGGACGGACTACTGTCTTCGGGACGGATCATGATTTTAGGTGCAACAAACAGGGCAAGCGATATAGACTCTGCATTCATGAGGCGGATGCCAAAAAGGTTTGCTGTTTCTCTTCCTAACGCagaacaaagaaagcaCATTCTTGAAAAGCTTCTGCGTGGAATCAAGTACAACGCTGATCTTGATACACTTGTAAAAGTCACTGATGGTCTCAGTGGTTCTGATTTGAAAGAGCTTTGCAGAAGTGCAGCCGTAAATTCTACAAGAGAGTATATTAGAGGAAATGTTCTAAATGGTAAACCAATCGATCCGAACGAAAAGATTGTCCTTCGTCCTCTAGAGTTACAAGATTTTATTCAGGGCCTAAGCCCATCTGATTCCCTATTACGTGAATCAGACGGACTGCTGGTGAACCCAGTCGACTAACGAAATGtgattcatcatcataGGTTTTTATGTATACGTGTGCATACACTTGCCACACTTTTCAGTGTTTTCTTGTAATAAATGTCATCTAGCACCGCAGAGAACCGAAAGACCTTGGAGCTTTTGGTTCTGAACAGAATTAGATCCAATGCACAATATTTTTAGCATATGggtgtatttttttctagGCATCGCTTTGAATTTAACTATCATAGAGAATAAGGATCGTCAAATCTTCGAAGATGCCATActgcaagaaaaaaagtatggTAATTAATCTTCCCAACCTCTGTTGGAGAATTCCAATTTGATACTTAGACTTGCATTAGATTTGTAGATGATATCATTGAGCTTTTTGGGACAAAGCAATATAAAGGAGAGTAGTTATGTGACGCTAAGGtgaggaaaataaaaattttttgcgGTTCCTTAAGCAATTTGACATTTTTTCTtagccaaaaaaatatgactTTCTGTTCTATGCGCTTCACtgactgaaaaaaaaaaaaaatgcggGTAAATTCTTGACATCCTATAGGCACCTCCTATAACACAgcaaattatatatatatatatatatatatatgaacCTTTTTAATCACAGGCCTTTCGTCCTAATAAGAACACTGATAGAGATACTTTTTGCTTAAGACTTTGGCTAgatgataaatataattcTAGCGAAAATaacttttcaagaaaaaattacacGATTGCAATCCTTCAATGGTTTAATCTGATGGAAAATTGGAAACAGTAATACAAAATCTACAAGGAAACAGTTGTCAAATGGGACATTGCCAGTAACTGGTCACAATTATTTATACAAAAGCCATAAATCTGGTATTTACATGGTATAAAGTTGGAATGtgtatttatatatatatatatatttaagCAGCATGACGTGATGCTCTCATTTTACGATATATCTTGGCTTGTGCAAAAACATATGCAACCAAGGCACCACCAGATATAACGGTAAGAATGATTAAAAAAACATTAACAGGTATAGGGTTCATATTGAAAGTAGTATGCGTCAACTTATCCAAGTATGACTGTGTAATGTTGAATATACCTGCTATAGTCATGATTGCCCCGTAAAGAGTTCCAAATGTCTCAAATCCAAACACTTTAGCGCAGTAATCACTGACAGCTGTGTAGAAGAAAGGTctgaaacaaacaaaaagcaagaCGTTCGCCAAACCAGCCAAAAACGAAAACTTAATAATTCCTAGTATGCCAACAAGCAAGGAAAATGCTAACAAAAGTGAAAGAACAATGCCCGTGGAGAAATGATCTAGAATAGCGCCAACAACCGGTATGGAAACGATCCCCCCTAAAGGAAGAGCAATGTCAAACACTCTATTAAGTTTTTCGGCTGTTGGATAGGATCCGAATAAGTACACATATTGAGAATTCACCGTAGCCACAAAATAATTCAATCTAAGCATTTGAATTGTAGAATAAGCGCACATAAGGAAAAACCACCATGTACGAAACTGGTATGAAGTAGGAAAACCGTGAAGAATACCAAAAATGGAGCTGGTAATTTCTTGTGGCTTTTGCTTTGCTActgatatttcttcttgtatGTAAGCACTCTTATAGGCCTCACCAACAGATGACATCCGCTCAAAGGCATTTGCTTGAGATGAGGTCTGCGATTGtaatgaagatgatctGTTAACGGCGACACTCTCAATCAAAGGACTTTCTTCATTGGGTGCCTCTTCAATATTAGGAGTTTCAACATCATCTCCTAAAGCAGAGGCATTGACTTCATGATAGTGACTTTCGGCAGCAATTGCTTCGGAAAGTCTTCTTTGGTTTGGAGTAGGGTTTGGAATAAGATCTGCTGGTGGATTCAAGTATGATTCCCTAGGCATGATGGTAAATTGCGCGAGAAGGATAAATGATGgaacaaaaagatataACTTATAGAAGTTGGAAAGCGAAAACCAATCCggataatgaagaaaaacttTCTtgtaaagaagaaacacaGAGGATGATGCATCGAACGACCCAGTAATTATTGCCAAAATAAGTCCAGATTGCTCGGGAAAAGCATTTGAGAGCTGGAACGAAGAAATGTAAGCAAATGGCCCGCCCAAAGCCATAAGAGAGTATCCGACAAGATATGGATCAAAGTATGCTTTAAGCTGTGATGCAAAAATGAACGAGATACAACacaaataaagaaatgcaGCAGCAATAGCACCACAGACTCTGGGTCCGGCTCTATCTAGCACTGCACCAATAACAAGAGCACATATATTTGTGAGAGCTGCACCAACAGTAAACATCATGTTGAGCCTTAAATCCTGAGCAGTACATTTTGCTACGAAACTAGCATCTTCAGTTCCAAAGGTTCGCTCGGATACTGTGGACACTACCTGACTCAAGTCCTCATTTCCTGAACAGACATCCTCGTAGACATGTTGAATAATAAGAGTTGGTTTTAAAGCAGCAAATCCAAATATAGGACCAGCTCCTAGTAAACACCAAAAGATAGCGGCTGCGCATTGTATAAACCTCTTTTTTGCTGTAACCTCAAAAAAGTACATCTTGCTTTCTGTGATATATGGATGACGATaacgcaaaaaaagaaaaaaaaagtgcaagatttatttgattttgacAATCAGTACGGATAGCTCATAGACGTCTGGTCGTTAAACAAACTTGAAAGAACGGAGAAATAAACTGGTCAACGTAGACGAGGAATATTAAACCATTAATGAATAACTGAAGGCAAGCTGGTCAGGTCTGCCTCAGAATAttattcaatttcatgAATCTTATTCAGCTGCTGTAAGCGCTATGgaaaattgataaaaaaattactttACGAAGAATAAtaggaagaaataaaaaaatattatgcGAGATTAGCAGATAGCGAGCCTATAACAGTAGCGAATAAACTGTCGGCCTGtaagtgaaagaaaaatgccttttttttaacaatACAATTTATCAATTTAATAATTTGAGACTCTCTTATTGTTTAAAAAGCCTcaaattatctttttcttcttttttcacagGAAACCAGGTAATAACAAAGATAACATACTAAGTAGGATCTCTGACTTCGATAGAATGCACCGATATCATAGTAACACTTTGAATATAGTTAGTAACGCATATTTCAATGTTGATAACAAAAACATTCaacaagagaaaaaaaagccggGCTGTAAGTCTAAAACGTAATAGGTGAATTTCAATTCATTAAATGCTTATCTAGAATATTTCAGTTACCcagcagcaaaaaaaattatcatCGGATATGTGATAACACAAAAGAGAATTACAgtctattttttgttaGATTTTAAAAATGCAGCCTTTCAGCTTAGATCGCTATGTTCTCATAGTCCCTGTACTTCCttgaaaacaaatttcaagCTGCAAACCACATTGCCGAAGCAAAGAAACCGAATTGGATGCGGCAAACCATTTTAAGTTTtaagttttatttttggaatGACACTCCTTGCGTCCATCGACGAGAGTCCAAAAGTATTGAAAGCACTACTTCCTGATCTAAAAGTGTACAAATCATTAATTCATCTAATCTTGTTCTATTTATCGACTAtactttgaagaagacaccttattttttatgcTTAGTCTTTTTACTATCAGTTTTTCCCTCCCCTTTGGCtccttcatcatccttctttGCATCATCCTTACCTGGAACAACCTTAAATGAAAGTATGTCATTCTTTCCAGGTTCGACTATATCATCCATGGCTACACGCTTTCCACCTACTCCTTCAGCCGATGCTATAGTAACTTCTCCCATAATCGCTCTAGCCACAGAATTGACGGTCGTTCCTCTTTTGAAAAGTGTGCAGTCCCtaaatacatattttccatGACCACCAGTGAAAGTTTGAATATTTCTAACCGTATAAACAGGAACAAGATCCAATTTTTTGGCTGCCTCTTGCAAAACTTGAACAACACCCGTGGATCCAAATCTGTATAGCACAAGATCCCTTATACTCTCGACTCTATCTTTTAATACCGGATCCATTGGCTTGAGACCACAATCTGGACCTAAATCGTCATACGTATCAACAAACTCGGTTCCCGGCTCGTATTCTATGTACCCTTGATCCTTTAGTTTACGCAGGAAAACCTCTGTTAGGGCGCTAGTAAGCACACAAGTcatttttggatatttGAGCATGATCTTACTCACATTTTTATCAGCATCAGGATGATCGATTTTATTCAATGCAAGAACCGTTGGGAATTTAACATTCATAAATGCCTTGACAACTCGTGTAATCCACTCATTGTCCCATTTTTCTAATCGTGGCAAATTTGGAACAGATTTAACAGCTTTAGCCACCATCTCTTTTGATGCTCCATATCCACCAAGCTGTGCCCTTAAGGTCTCTACTGTAGTGGATTTTGTCGCCACATGTCTCCTTGAAATAGtattccattttttgtgTAGATTATTTTCAATCCAAAGTCGGATCTCGTCTTGTAACCATTGTATATCCTGAAGAGGGTCATATCCTCTAGTTGCTTTACCCTCCGCATCCGTTGTTCCTGAAACATCAACAACCTGAATCAATGCATCTGCATGTCGAAGATCATCCAAAAACTTGTTTCCTAATCCCAATCCTTGTGACGCACCTGGGATAAGTCCAGCAACATCTAATAATTCGATTGGAACATGtctttttccttgttcACACCAGCCATAGTTAGGCTTGCATAGATCCTCTTTACCATACCTGGAGCATGCACAGTCAAGTTTTAGATACCCTGTTGCCCTATTTGGGTCAATGGTTGTAAATGGAAAGGCTCCAACTTTGGCATTTGCATCCGTGAGGGAATTCAAAGTAGTGGATTTACCGCAAGACGGTTTACCGACAATTCCGATTAGTGGCTCTCTAGGCATTTTTCACCGCAAGACAAATTTCTATTGCACTGACGAACTATCGTTTTGCTGGTAGTGGTAAATGTAAGTTACACCTAAAATATGAGCTAGCTTCATTAACCTGTCCAAAGATTCACGTAATACTTTGTGCTATTCCATTCAgacataaatttttttatgcCCTCAAATTTATCCGACTGAAAAATCACCGATCGAGGGacactttcttcctttcagTATTTATTATAGATCAGTTAATTTGATGCAGATGCCAAAACATTTACtagcacttttttttttattcaacttTGAAAACAATGTAATGCTgaatatacatatatatatatattgattttatacttttcatcACAAATGCTGAACTTAAATTCGACTCTATCATTTCCTACCTCAAAAGCCAGCTCTGCAAACTTGGATGCACAGCCTTGAGATACGACATCAAATAGTCCACtcaaaaatttagaatCGTTATTATCATTGTACGGTGCGGTACAcccttcattatttttaatttatttttaattttttgccGTGCCACTCGCATTTCCTAGTTTCATTAAAACCCATTAGATGAAGTCTCGGTTGTGAAAGTACTATATTCGTGGCAGTTGCTGTTTAATACCATTCAAATCAGATAAGCATACGATTATTCGATATATTTGCTTCAACTTATTGGGTCATTGAATTAATATCCGACAAAACCAGACATTAAGCAGAATGGCCGATATTAAGGGTAAGATGCCTATCACTCTGGAGAGTGCGATTAAGATAAAGCAATCACTATTgggaaatgatgaaatgaaattaaaataCTTCGGGGACGGTACTTTT includes the following:
- a CDS encoding uncharacterized protein (BUSCO:EOG09261I1G), with the translated sequence MKVSTFKEAKKIESEENSEGYDTMENPFDVDDDNIRYYAKKLGINPKKGLHKKDDYDSLGGLLEGLDFLDRYDGHESKNSNVSDQNILDQSMESEMESENYDNNNSSDQEGESDLNEDVAELQYDDNLKEYDDVAMDYYAKKLKIDPKKGLKKEFEGDELGGLLDGLNFDLRSNTIKGQSESEDIQNNSENYESEDEDEALELESTDNESDLQYSGEERPKENPYVAPTSQDQNDENNGSGKYIPPALRKKMLSQNETESKEIIELKRAIKGPFNKLSEPTMGNCINDIVQIYSDHPRQLVNEAIVQIILEAVLVNTPLMESFLILYAAAIVAIYKLHGIDFGAYTIQTLVEKLSTSIQTESGDSTSKEQANLIGLIGFCYNFNLMSAGLIYDIISKKLLKDTDGMKVGILMKLIRTCGPKLRSDDTTALKQIIIQLNESVTLHESHGLKTSTRTKFLVETITNLKNNKLKSIESESTSAILIRTKKQLGRIMGRSLAEPIKVNLDDIEHIKDRGKWWLVGSAWKGNDDAENLQKSKDASRDSDLDVNDELGKEEINWLEVANQQRMNTDVRRAIFISIMSASDYMDAYVRLDKLGLKRTQKFEIPNILLHCNIMEVVFNPYYAFLAKKLCEDHTMRRTFKLNLWDLLKELDNGNDGGTGLLTDSVDDNERLSGILNLGKFYGFLIGTGSEPLNILHTVNFLDASSDVRLFMEILLITFINIVGKNSEIKAFGSGTVKSNVKVKEMKFNDKIIVSRLSKCKEQPLLLKGLRYFLQNNVKESNLIDGKRQRKRVDWGVDSICDNIEDVLRKELS